GCCCCTATACATCACGAGATACTGCCATCAATGAGTTTGTACAGAAATTTTTTGCTAAAACGAGAAATCATTGGTTCAATCGGAAGGAATTCATTTGTCACCCTAAATACTATACATGGCTGGAAATGGACTATGGTGGAAAGGAAGAACAAGAGGTGAGTATTTGCATCCAAAAGCACGGTGTTCTTTCAGCTACATTAACCAAGTCTACCTATGTCCATgtgcaaaagaaggaaaagttggGAAAGATATTTGATCACCAGAGTTTGCTGGAGaatcgagaacaaaaaattgattaaagaaatcttgatctcaactttttatctaATCTTTTCAGCATATTCTACAAATGCCATAATTGTTCTCAGGTCATTAACAAGACTGCTGTTACTACGACAAGTCAACTGCGGGAAACAAAACTTGAGCCTCGTATTGCAAAGTTTCTCTCTTTGATATGCAATATCAGTATGATGAAACAGCAAATGATGGAAATAGGTCAgttcttcaattatttcatgTCTTTCAGTTCATAACTAAGTGTAATAGATGCCTTAGAACATCTCACATTATCCCATTTATTCATATCATAAGTATACATCACGATCTGTTTAGTTTACTTTGTTTGGTTCTTTGTTTCCTCGGTAACTTTTTTACTGGATCTTTAGTTTGTTTAATTGTTTATCTTCTTGTATTTTAGGATATAATGCGGAAAAGCTGCCTCTTGGTAAACTTAGCAAATTGATGATATTGAAGGCAAGTTTACAACTAATGCCGTGGATAGTCTCTCTTTTGTTACAATTCAGCTTTTTgtcttttaagttttttatattTAAGCGTTcctctttgtttgattttttgcATGATAATTTATATTGTGCACTGGTTGCAAGACCACTTTAAAGTTGTGTTCTCCCGTAAGTTTCAGTCTGCACTGTTCTGGTATCATAATCCTTCTAGTTTTCTGTCCGAGAAAGTGCTATTTGCAGTAAGGACATGTCATTCATCCACACGGCAGCTATTTGCAGGAAGGACATGTCATTCATCCACACAGCATTATCTCGTAATATTGTGTGTACACATTTGGTCCTATTTGTGAATAAATTTTGTTAGAGATTTTGATGAGTGGAGTCCCCAGAACAATgccacaaaaaaattcattgccTTGTGCACCTGAAAATTGATGCTGTGAGGTGCATCTGTGCTTCAGAACAAATAGGCAATGCAAATCTGTTTCACCACGTGCTTCGTGCTTTCTTGCTAGCCTGTGAGGGCACAAGGAACCTGTATGCATGCCTCATTGTCCACACCTTTCTACAGCAAACTATTAAGCGTATCattgtgaaaatttagaatttatgaGAACTTCCACTTCTGCTCCTAGTTATACCTCTAAATATACTAGACGATGCCGATCCATTCAATCAATACGTGCTTCTTGTCCATCTATTCCCTGTGAGATTCATCCCTCTGCTTATTTTGTATCAAGATTATATTAATCTTCTAAATGAAGAGCTAGTTGTCTTTTCCTCTCACTTGGGGATTGTATTTTTTTAGTTGCAAAAAAGGTGTTAACTCTACTCCTCCACTAGTTTTTTCATTGCAATTGTTCATCTTCTGCAGGGTTATGATGTATTAAAAAGGATTGCTGATGTGATTGGACAGTCAGATAGGAAAAAGCTCGAACAATTAAGCGggtaaaaatctctctctctctctctctctctctctctctctctctctatatatatatatatatatacacacagaatgaagagtttttttttttttttttttttttagtattgttTATTGGATCAAAATGCATCTTCTTTTATGCATCTGGCAAAGCTGAGGCTCTTCCCCTTATTTGTGGCAGTGAATTTTATACTGTTATACCTCATGATTTTGgctttaagaaaatgagtgagtttctctttcttttcctgtcATACATTGTCACTTCTAGAGTTTTACCGACTGGTAGATAATTTACTTGATGAGGCTATATTAATTGCAGGAGAGTTTGTCATTGACACCCCTCAGAAATTGAAGAGCAAGTTGGAAAtggtaatttattattttgtaaCAATTTTCTGGATACTTCTGGTGACATCTTGATTATGCTGTTTGATCCCATAGGGAAGCTGCCAAGGGTTCTCTTCTTCCAATTACTTTGTCTCTTTTCTCGTTTCCTTATGGTTTTCATCATGTGACCTGATCTCTGCCATTTGGTTTGGTTCTCTTATATGTTATCCTTTTGGAAACTAAGGAGATAGAATCTTCTTTTAATACTTCAATTTATTAAGATTGTCTACATTCTGTAAAGCTCTGTCGGATGCAAATGCTTATTTCTGAACAAGTAATTTTCACAGCAGGAGTTTAGATCCATTTATGGCTCCTAATAGTCCATAATTTAGATACTTCTCAATGAAATATTTACTAAGTGAAAGGTTGAACACAAatcatttctttccaaatttgtttGAAGTTTCTCTGTGACACCATTGATTCTGCAATACATACTTTGCTGATCTTGCTTATGCAATTTCCTACTACATGGTTTGGAAGAGCTTTGTTCATAGTTCCATCCATTGTCCATCTTGGTTCAAGATGAGTTTGTTATCTATGGAATTGGTGTGAAGAATTAACTTGGAAGagaactgcagagaagaaagaCAAATGTTGTTGTTCTTGTGTATATTCTACAATAGACTCCTAAAAAATGACTTCCGCTCAGTCACTTTCCATGAGATTTTCCATTGCATCATGGATCGAAGTTCTTTACCACTTAAACCCCATGTGAAATTCCTTTATTGGAGTAACTTTAAAATTAGTGTTGCTATTGtgttgtcccacatcgcttgaATATGAAATCTCAATGGGCATTATATGTATGTAGCCTCCCTCTACCTAATGGCATAAGCTCACAGTTGGATTTTATAGCAAAGTATTAAAGCCAACATTTCTCATCATTCATGCCCTGTTTAAGTTTATTACATGTGTGGTACCTCATTCTTCAGTTCCATATGCATTTTTTATATGGTGTCAGGGCAGTTTACGTGTGTGATACCATATCACTTGCATGGTGATTTCAAAGAGTCTTACATATGCATGATCTTCCTACACTCAATGGTTTgaggttttggtttttttccttAACAAGTTAAAATTCTATGCAGTTTATCGTTTTGAGATTTAACCTTCTGTTTATGGAAGTGCCCTTATGCTGTCGTTTGTGAAAAGTAAAATGATATATCCTCAGCTGCTTACAATTTTTGAAGGTTGAAGCTCTGGGTGAAATAGAGGTTGCATCCAAGTTGTTGAAGGATGATATCGGGACAGAGGTATAATTTTTATGGTTTCCTACTTGCTGACTTATAAATTTGCACTAATCTGCAACTGAGTGTAGGGACACGAGTTTGGATGTAGACTAAAAATCCTTATTTAGGTACCTTAGTAGTGTCTATgcgtgtgctggttggttcgcTGTATTTTGTGATGTAGGTGAATGTTAGTATGTGTCCTGCAGAAGCATACAGGGCATTGAAGGATGGTGTTTTTTCTTGACCTTGATGGTGAGGAGGTTTAAGGTGCTAAGTAGGTGTCAATCCTGTAGTAGAGAGTTTTCAAGATCGACActcatatttaatattttgatatctTGTGATTTTGCGGGAATATCGTGCTTGTGCTTTGTCTATATGTTGATTTggcccaaaaaagaaacaggttttccatcaaaatttctttcctttcctttttttttttttttttttttggtgagttTCTGGAATTGGAAGATTATCTCTGTGGGGCTATTGGCAGAAGGATGTTAAGGCTGCAGAAGACATACATGGAAACTTTAAGGAAAGAATTTGAGAACTATATTCACCGTGTAGTGAACCCActtattataaaatgttttcttttattgttgtCAGAGTATCTACAAGATTGTAAGTGCAAGCTAAGTTCTTGAGTTACTTGGACCTGTTTGCATAGCTTCCAGGCAATTATAAGTGCGATCTGATTTCATAGTTATTTGGAACTAtttgtctttttcccttttaagggCTAGTGACATGGAAAAATGTGTCCTCTGGGATAATGCATCAAGTTCAACTGCTAATTTATATACTCTgcacttttttttaattctcctcctcctttcagAAACAAGGATACAAGATAGTACTGCATTTGCCTTCTTGAAGACTTGTTTTGCTTGCTTAATCCTCTTTTAAAGGGATCTGCTGGTTCTTATTTTGATAGTGGCttttttacaattattttttgcttttaaacCATCTCAGTTGCTTGTTTTAGCTCCTCACAGAGATGTGGATATATGTACTCTTTCTGTTTGAGTTGTTTTTGACTGATTCCGATTTGGCTGATTTGCATGTCTTTCATCTTATAGGAGGATCCCTTGTATGCTCGCTATCGACGTCTTGGATGCAAACTAATGCCACTTGAAGTGGGTTCTCAGGAATATTCGCTGGTATCAATGTTACTGTAAACGATTACTTCTATCATTCCCTTGCATGATTTCTGTCTTCTGCACTCGAAACTGTTCATTTGCTCCTCCCTTTGCCTCAGTACCCTGTATGTCTGCCTGATCTGATCCACTTATGTATTGTGTCAAGTGCAGATTGCAACATACATGCACAACACCCATGCAAAGACCCATTCTAGTTATACCGTCGATATTGTTCAAATATTCCGAGTATCAAGAGAAGGGGAAACTGAACGCTTCAGTAAGGTCGTCATGCATGGACCTAGAATACTTATTCCTCAGAGCAATATTAGCTTTCATCAGattcttttaattgattttataaTGACATATGATTCAGCAATTGTGTGCCTAGTGCAAGTAGCTGACTAACGACTACTGTAATTCTTTTTCAGTTCTCCACTACCTCAAACAGAATGCTTCTGTGGCATGGTTCTCGTCTGACAAACTGGACTGGCATTTTGTCCCAAGGTGAGTATGGTTGGCTGTTTTTCTGAGAATTCTATCCATGTATAGTACCATACATACTGAGTGGAATTTCCGTGCAACAACAAGGCTTGCGAATTGCTCCTCCTGAAGCCCCTGCAACTGGCTACATGTTTGGGAAAGGTGTTTACTTCGCAGATATGTTCTCCAAAAGTGCTAATTATTGCTATGCCAATAGTGCTGTCGCAGCTGGTGTTCTGCTTTTATGTGAGGTATAAATTTGTCCTTTTACAGTTTGCACTTAACGAACCTGAGTTAAAAGCACAGTATCAGTATTTGTCCTGATTGACCTTAAAAGCATGCTGGTTGCTTAACTGCTTGAGTGCTGCTTGGGAGGTGATGAAGAAGCTGAATAAATGCAATGAGTAAAACCTTGTCTGTACTCATGCATGCAATTTGAGTAGAAATCTCCTGCATATATCGTTGAGAATTGGGTCATAGTTTATTTTTGGATACCACCCTTTTTTTTGGCAGTTTCAGAAACTCCGACACCTAATTACACGGAGAACTAGTTGCGGGAAAGTATCTTTTTTACCATCTATACACTGGAAAGTCTGGCTTTCAGATATAACTTGTCCTTATAATTTTTTCCCATAACTGGAAGGCacaattttttggcaaaatgaaCAAAGAGACAGAGACtcgaaattttcaatttttcttggCTGGAATAACATGTATGTGGCTGCAAATAGcttctctccttctttctctttctgacTCTATCAAATGCTCTTCAGGTTGCACTTGGTGACATGGCTGAGCTTCTACATGCGAAGTATGATGCCGACAAGTTGCCAGCTGGAAAGCTAAGGTTTGAATGTGAACACAATTTCAATTACATCACATAGAAGCAAATACCTCAAGGAcaacataaaaaaggaaaactttttGTGTTTTGCTAAATAACACCACAAGCAAGACCCTCGGCAGTCGGACTAGTGGTCATGGGTGGCTTGCTGGGGTTCGGGGCGTTAGTGGACAAGTAATTTCCGATTAGATTATGAAATCCATTTGCAGATAAGAACCAGTAACAAGTTCACCTTTCAAACACTAATGATCAAGAATTTTTTCGTATTaacgtgctctctctctctgctaaaACTGATGTGCAGGTTCCATATATATTTGCCACTCTTGACTTATTTTGCTTTTGCACTCAACGATATCATCTCATTGCTTTCAAATTAATTGACCCAACTAATTCAGAACTACATAAAGTATTTGAGGTTTGACCTAATATTCCCAATATTGCAGTACCAAGGGGGTTGGTGCCACTTC
This region of Eucalyptus grandis isolate ANBG69807.140 chromosome 8, ASM1654582v1, whole genome shotgun sequence genomic DNA includes:
- the LOC104456747 gene encoding poly [ADP-ribose] polymerase 2 → MATNLRVDELRAELTHRGLSTTGAKPTLVRRLRAALSKESKRAADSVDSTVNGKRERDADTPNGDSHGPSKLRALDQFRELGVQQLREEARRRGVSSSGSKKELLERLCGEAEEGLAAANGVKEEAEEEVAADEVKTEKIITATKKGVAVLDQWLPDHIKANYHVLHEGDDVYDAMLNQTNVGHNNNKFYAIQLLESDDGAAFMVYYRWGRVGIKGQDKLEGPYTSRDTAINEFVQKFFAKTRNHWFNRKEFICHPKYYTWLEMDYGGKEEQEVINKTAVTTTSQLRETKLEPRIAKFLSLICNISMMKQQMMEIGYNAEKLPLGKLSKLMILKGYDVLKRIADVIGQSDRKKLEQLSGEFYTVIPHDFGFKKMREFVIDTPQKLKSKLEMVEALGEIEVASKLLKDDIGTEEDPLYARYRRLGCKLMPLEVGSQEYSLIATYMHNTHAKTHSSYTVDIVQIFRVSREGETERFSKFSTTSNRMLLWHGSRLTNWTGILSQGLRIAPPEAPATGYMFGKGVYFADMFSKSANYCYANSAVAAGVLLLCEVALGDMAELLHAKYDADKLPAGKLSTKGVGATSPDPSEAQALEEGVVVPLGRPKEQSERKGALLYNEYIVYNVDQIRMRYVVQVNFNIGK